One Pseudomonas sp. FP1742 genomic window carries:
- a CDS encoding transporter suffix domain-containing protein yields MTSPQDEIAPSSTGWRFKAGIGILSLTVLAWLLVPLAAAADVPGPKIAALTGILFISNKILLILAIAVMGKSGFQQLKRNVFGYVSTLAPTELEVGPARHRIGLVMFCLPLISSFLEPYVDTLWPGLRPNLWQVQALGDAMLVGSFFVLGGNFWDKVRALFIRRARVVNTSAM; encoded by the coding sequence ATGACCAGTCCCCAGGACGAGATTGCCCCCAGCTCCACCGGTTGGCGTTTCAAAGCAGGCATCGGGATTCTCAGTTTGACAGTGCTCGCCTGGCTGTTGGTGCCGCTCGCCGCCGCTGCGGATGTGCCCGGCCCAAAGATCGCGGCACTGACAGGCATTTTGTTTATCAGCAACAAGATTCTGCTGATCCTTGCCATCGCCGTCATGGGAAAGTCTGGTTTTCAGCAACTCAAGCGCAACGTGTTTGGCTACGTTTCCACGCTCGCACCGACTGAACTGGAAGTAGGCCCGGCTCGCCATCGAATTGGCCTGGTGATGTTTTGCCTGCCGCTGATTTCATCATTTCTCGAACCCTACGTGGACACGCTGTGGCCGGGGCTGAGACCGAACCTCTGGCAGGTCCAGGCGCTGGGCGATGCCATGTTGGTCGGCAGCTTTTTCGTGCTGGGCGGGAATTTCTGGGACAAGGTGCGCGCGTTGTTTATCCGCCGCGCGCGGGTGGTGAATACCAGTGCGATGTGA
- a CDS encoding cache domain-containing protein: MQLKHKIVALGILPLVLAIAVICALVISLNRQLGDQQAQLIEDSILASKRAELKNYVEMAQSLIAPLYDEGRGDEHAQQQVLEELRKLSFGINGYFFVYDHEGRSLMHARQSELVGKYLWDMTDPHGLPVIQALLKSAQSGEGFQRYAWNKPSSGQVTDKLAYVVMLDRWGWMLGTGIYLEDVERATQQARAEVAQGIRKTMLAIAVVALVAVLFVFASGMTLNVSEHRLADKKLQRLTQRIVSLQEEERSRVSRELHDGISQLLVSIKFQFELASHVLENGQDKGLSILRDATERLGEAIGEVRSLSHDLRSSLLDTLGLPAAIGQLAAEFEQRSGLVVTFNDNEFDCHLADGAAASLFRIVQEGLTNIERHAQAKHVIITLHGCEKSVRLTVIDDGIGFNVAQVERRQAGIGLRNIRERVEHFGGRFDLTSMPGKSELDVLLPMKPPGAER; this comes from the coding sequence ATGCAGCTCAAACACAAAATCGTCGCGCTCGGGATTCTGCCGCTGGTGTTGGCCATCGCGGTCATCTGCGCGCTGGTGATTTCCCTGAACCGCCAACTGGGTGATCAACAGGCGCAATTGATCGAAGACAGCATTCTGGCCAGCAAGCGCGCGGAGCTGAAAAACTACGTCGAAATGGCGCAAAGCCTGATCGCGCCGCTGTATGACGAGGGTCGAGGCGATGAGCACGCGCAGCAACAAGTACTGGAAGAACTGCGCAAACTCAGCTTTGGCATCAATGGCTACTTCTTCGTTTATGACCATGAGGGTCGCAGTCTGATGCATGCACGCCAGTCAGAGCTGGTGGGCAAATACCTGTGGGACATGACCGACCCTCACGGCCTGCCGGTGATCCAGGCGTTGCTCAAAAGTGCGCAATCAGGTGAAGGTTTCCAGCGTTACGCCTGGAACAAGCCCTCCTCCGGCCAAGTGACCGACAAGCTCGCCTACGTGGTGATGCTCGATCGTTGGGGCTGGATGCTCGGCACCGGCATCTACCTTGAGGACGTTGAACGCGCCACCCAGCAAGCGCGTGCCGAAGTAGCTCAAGGCATTCGCAAAACCATGCTGGCGATTGCCGTGGTGGCCCTCGTGGCGGTGCTGTTTGTGTTCGCCAGCGGCATGACACTGAACGTCAGCGAACATCGTCTGGCCGACAAAAAACTGCAGCGTCTGACCCAACGCATCGTCAGCTTGCAGGAGGAAGAACGGTCACGGGTTTCCCGAGAGCTGCACGATGGCATCAGCCAGCTGCTGGTCTCTATCAAGTTTCAATTCGAACTGGCCAGCCATGTGCTGGAGAACGGCCAAGACAAGGGCTTGAGCATTTTAAGAGACGCCACCGAGCGCCTGGGGGAAGCGATCGGTGAGGTTCGCAGCCTCTCCCACGACCTGCGCTCGTCGCTGCTCGACACCCTCGGCCTGCCGGCGGCAATCGGTCAACTCGCCGCCGAGTTCGAGCAACGCAGCGGTCTTGTTGTAACCTTCAACGATAACGAATTCGACTGTCACCTGGCCGATGGCGCCGCTGCCTCGTTGTTTCGCATCGTGCAAGAGGGCTTGACCAACATCGAACGCCACGCCCAGGCAAAACACGTCATCATTACCCTGCACGGCTGCGAAAAGTCCGTACGGTTGACGGTGATCGACGATGGCATCGGTTTCAATGTCGCCCAGGTCGAGCGTCGCCAGGCCGGCATTGGCCTGCGCAATATCCGTGAGCGAGTCGAGCATTTTGGCGGTCGATTCGACCTGACCTCGATGCCGGGAAAAAGTGAGCTGGACGTGCTGCTGCCGATGAAACCACCTGGTGCAGAACGCTGA
- a CDS encoding YbdD/YjiX family protein, translating to MFNDLSRLGKYLGQAARLMVGMPDYDNYVEHMQTEHPDKPVMSYEMFFRERQEARYGGKAGPKCC from the coding sequence ATGTTCAATGACCTGAGTCGCCTCGGTAAATACCTCGGTCAGGCCGCGCGCCTGATGGTCGGCATGCCCGACTACGACAACTACGTCGAGCATATGCAAACCGAACACCCGGACAAGCCGGTGATGAGCTATGAGATGTTCTTTCGGGAGCGTCAGGAAGCTCGTTACGGCGGCAAGGCAGGGCCTAAGTGCTGTTGA
- a CDS encoding response regulator transcription factor, with protein sequence MNLPYPIRVALVDDHSLVRDGIKSLLAVMAPLEVVGEAENGADAIEMVGRCQPDLLLVDISLKDINGLELTRLLRSQYPSLKVLVLSMYDNYEYVSESVRSGASGYVLKNAPSREIIAAIEAIVSGGTFYSAEIAQRLIADKSTDNELTPRESQVLYKMAQGLNNKEMARELDISVRTVETHRLSIRRKLNIDKPAALVKYAIDHGIISR encoded by the coding sequence ATGAACCTGCCCTACCCGATCCGCGTTGCCCTGGTCGACGATCACTCATTGGTCCGCGATGGAATCAAATCGCTGCTGGCGGTCATGGCGCCGCTTGAAGTGGTGGGCGAAGCCGAGAATGGCGCCGATGCCATTGAGATGGTCGGGCGCTGTCAGCCGGATCTGTTGCTGGTCGACATCAGCCTGAAGGATATCAACGGGCTCGAGCTGACCCGGCTGTTGCGCAGCCAGTACCCGTCGCTCAAGGTGCTGGTGCTGAGCATGTACGACAACTACGAATACGTCAGTGAATCCGTGCGCTCGGGGGCCAGCGGCTATGTGCTGAAGAACGCGCCTTCACGGGAAATCATTGCGGCCATCGAAGCCATTGTCAGTGGCGGGACGTTCTACAGTGCCGAAATCGCCCAACGGCTCATCGCCGATAAAAGTACCGACAACGAACTGACCCCGCGCGAGAGCCAGGTGCTGTACAAAATGGCTCAGGGGTTGAACAACAAGGAAATGGCTCGCGAGCTGGACATCAGCGTCCGCACGGTGGAAACCCATCGCCTGAGCATCCGCCGCAAACTCAACATCGACAAACCCGCCGCCCTCGTAAAATACGCGATCGATCACGGGATCATTTCCCGTTAG
- a CDS encoding efflux transporter outer membrane subunit, translating to MLTRPGPLLLLVALAIGGCVRLGPDFQAPGEAWTKLWSSPALEQASQRRAYPDVRQWWQVFADPVLDGLIAEADAHNSNLKVAGLRVMEARARLGIAQSGRYPQLQQASAESLYFNRRQSGGSNPQDSHFWQHSVGFDVGWELDFWGRFSRAIESSDASYFAAQANYEDVLVLLRAQVADTYFSLRTTEARLRVARENAEQQKRNFEITEKLFNSGQSAELDLQQAKTQYLGTLSSIPELEGQVLRTRNALAVLIGQPPNTLPQLLENQGLIPLVDRAVLQDVPASLLLRRPDVRAAELNVAAQSALIGVAETDFYPSLTLLGSIVWSTDTLKGTSNSLDLIGGPSLRWNLFDHGQISNNVRVQDARLQQLIEVYREKVRQAAREADDAASGLSKSLERERILREAQTAAKRSLSLANTQYREGYSDFQRVLDAQRALLEQQDNYLISRSNAVSNLIALYKALGGGWYSAQPTVDPDTRRQMEHRTDWDNLLKEPAPSRAPSSTSDKVKADE from the coding sequence ATGCTGACGCGCCCGGGTCCGCTGCTTCTACTGGTTGCCCTCGCTATTGGCGGCTGCGTGCGTCTGGGACCGGATTTCCAGGCCCCAGGCGAGGCCTGGACAAAACTCTGGAGCAGCCCTGCGCTTGAACAGGCCAGCCAAAGACGCGCCTATCCCGATGTGCGCCAGTGGTGGCAAGTGTTCGCCGACCCGGTCCTCGACGGGCTGATCGCCGAAGCGGATGCGCACAATTCCAACCTGAAAGTTGCCGGCCTTCGCGTCATGGAAGCCCGTGCCCGGTTGGGGATAGCCCAAAGCGGACGCTATCCGCAACTGCAACAGGCCAGTGCCGAGAGCCTGTACTTCAACCGCCGGCAATCCGGCGGCAGCAACCCGCAAGACAGCCACTTCTGGCAACACAGCGTGGGCTTTGATGTCGGCTGGGAACTGGATTTCTGGGGGCGTTTCAGTCGCGCTATCGAGTCGTCCGATGCCAGTTACTTTGCGGCTCAAGCCAATTATGAAGACGTACTGGTACTGCTGCGTGCTCAAGTGGCCGACACTTACTTCTCATTGCGCACCACCGAAGCGCGATTACGTGTCGCCCGAGAAAACGCCGAACAGCAAAAGCGCAACTTCGAGATCACCGAGAAACTGTTCAACAGCGGCCAGAGCGCCGAGCTCGACTTGCAACAAGCCAAGACCCAGTACCTCGGCACCTTGAGCAGCATTCCCGAGCTTGAGGGGCAAGTACTGCGTACCCGCAACGCATTGGCCGTGCTGATCGGACAACCGCCCAACACCCTGCCCCAATTGCTCGAAAACCAGGGACTGATTCCGCTGGTCGACCGGGCCGTACTGCAAGACGTACCCGCCAGCCTGCTGTTGCGTCGACCCGACGTACGCGCCGCCGAACTCAACGTCGCTGCCCAGTCGGCACTGATCGGCGTGGCAGAAACCGACTTCTATCCATCGCTGACCTTGCTCGGCAGCATCGTCTGGTCGACCGACACGCTGAAGGGCACCTCCAACAGCCTGGACCTGATCGGTGGCCCCAGTTTGCGCTGGAACCTGTTTGATCACGGCCAGATCAGCAACAACGTGCGGGTACAGGATGCGCGGTTGCAGCAGCTGATCGAGGTTTATCGCGAAAAAGTCCGCCAGGCCGCGCGCGAGGCCGATGATGCCGCCAGCGGCCTGAGCAAATCACTGGAGCGCGAGCGCATCCTGCGTGAAGCGCAGACCGCCGCCAAGCGTTCACTGAGCCTGGCCAACACCCAATACCGCGAAGGCTACTCGGACTTCCAGCGTGTGTTGGATGCCCAACGTGCATTGCTCGAACAACAGGACAATTACCTGATCAGTCGCAGCAATGCCGTCAGTAACCTGATCGCCCTGTACAAAGCCCTTGGTGGTGGCTGGTACAGCGCCCAGCCAACCGTCGACCCAGACACACGCCGACAAATGGAACACCGAACCGACTGGGACAACCTCCTGAAAGAACCGGCTCCTTCGCGAGCCCCCTCTTCCACGTCAGACAAGGTCAAAGCCGATGAGTGA
- a CDS encoding HlyD family secretion protein: MSEPSPPATEAPSSKAPEPAADPAKKGIKWVMLLIVLSLAWYLSADRFTPYTQQARVGAFVIPVAAEVAGRVIRVNVRNNQDVKAGDVLFEVDQQPYQIAADRARADLESTRRQIGASTAGIASAQASLRAAQANELKARQDNQRLESLYRQDPGTISVRLLEASRASREQAVSQVAAARAEVQRAREQEGGSEEDNALLRSAATALSKAELDMANTQVRARSAGLITDLRTDVGQFAAVGTPVMTLIAIHDVWISADMTENNLGRVKPGTPVAIVLDALPGEVFEGRVRSVGYGVSVGQTPAPGTLPSVQNSRDWLRPAQRFPVVIEFSDEAMQALRDNRAIRAGGQAEVMAFPAQNNLLNPLGRLFVWLMSWLSYAY; encoded by the coding sequence ATGAGTGAACCCTCACCGCCCGCCACTGAAGCGCCCTCTTCCAAGGCGCCCGAACCGGCTGCCGATCCCGCAAAGAAGGGCATCAAATGGGTGATGCTGCTGATCGTCCTGAGCCTGGCCTGGTACTTGTCGGCTGACCGTTTCACGCCGTATACGCAACAGGCCAGGGTCGGTGCCTTTGTGATTCCGGTGGCGGCCGAAGTGGCGGGCCGCGTGATCCGCGTGAACGTGCGCAACAACCAGGACGTCAAGGCCGGCGATGTGCTGTTCGAGGTCGATCAGCAGCCCTATCAAATAGCCGCCGACCGCGCACGCGCTGACCTTGAGTCTACTCGCCGCCAGATCGGTGCCAGCACCGCCGGCATTGCCTCCGCGCAAGCCTCGTTGCGGGCGGCCCAGGCCAATGAACTCAAAGCTCGGCAAGATAACCAACGCCTTGAAAGTTTGTACCGCCAAGACCCCGGCACCATTTCCGTGCGCCTGCTTGAAGCGTCGCGGGCCAGCCGTGAACAGGCTGTCAGCCAGGTCGCCGCGGCCCGTGCCGAAGTCCAGCGCGCACGGGAACAGGAAGGCGGCAGTGAGGAAGACAACGCACTTTTGCGCAGCGCTGCCACGGCGTTGTCAAAAGCCGAACTCGACATGGCCAACACCCAAGTCCGCGCTCGCTCGGCGGGTTTGATTACTGACCTGCGCACCGACGTCGGGCAATTCGCCGCGGTCGGCACGCCGGTCATGACCTTGATTGCCATCCACGATGTGTGGATCAGTGCGGACATGACCGAGAACAACCTGGGGCGGGTCAAGCCTGGAACTCCGGTGGCGATCGTGCTGGACGCGCTGCCGGGCGAGGTCTTCGAGGGGCGGGTGCGCAGCGTCGGCTACGGCGTCAGCGTGGGGCAGACGCCGGCGCCGGGCACCTTGCCCAGTGTGCAAAACAGTCGCGACTGGTTGCGTCCGGCCCAACGCTTCCCGGTGGTAATCGAGTTTTCTGACGAGGCGATGCAGGCGCTACGTGACAATCGCGCCATTCGTGCCGGGGGCCAGGCCGAAGTCATGGCCTTCCCTGCGCAGAACAATCTGCTGAATCCTTTGGGGCGCTTGTTTGTGTGGCTGATGAGCTGGCTGTCTTATGCCTACTGA
- a CDS encoding DUF2955 domain-containing protein: protein MPTDRPPGFQRAPRLAIGTALCLAISFGLALPIPFIAPVLCVLLLATLNKPLPFKAGVMLAVVAMLTTGIGLLLIPVLRYYPLSGVLLIGVSLFLAFGFGLRGGNALIVTFLIIGLTMISSAGVAEFDLAMMVIGALVKALLLAVIVVAISHWLFPDPANAPSPPAASTLPAQEVARIALRATLIVIPAFLLALIDPASYLPIILKAVSLGQQSSTVTTRNASRELLGSTLMGGLLAIVFWCALSLFVHLWMFFLWMLLFGLLLARKLYALSPTRQTPGFWLNTLVTLIILLGQSVQDSLAGKDVYTAFAVRMGLFIALTLYADLMVHLIEQRQRTPGAQGVT from the coding sequence ATGCCTACTGATCGTCCGCCCGGATTTCAACGGGCGCCGCGTCTGGCCATTGGCACGGCGTTGTGCCTGGCCATCAGCTTCGGCCTGGCACTGCCGATTCCGTTTATTGCGCCGGTGCTTTGCGTGTTGCTGTTGGCCACGCTTAACAAACCCCTGCCATTCAAGGCCGGCGTGATGCTGGCAGTGGTTGCGATGCTGACCACCGGCATCGGCCTGTTGCTGATCCCGGTCTTGCGTTACTACCCCCTTAGCGGTGTGTTGCTGATCGGTGTCAGCCTGTTTCTGGCCTTCGGTTTCGGGCTACGTGGCGGCAACGCCTTGATCGTGACCTTTCTGATCATCGGCCTGACCATGATTTCCTCGGCCGGCGTTGCCGAGTTCGATCTGGCGATGATGGTCATCGGTGCCCTGGTCAAGGCCTTGCTCCTCGCCGTCATCGTCGTCGCGATCAGTCACTGGCTGTTTCCCGACCCGGCCAATGCGCCCTCCCCACCCGCCGCCAGCACTCTGCCGGCGCAGGAAGTGGCGAGGATTGCGCTGCGTGCCACCCTGATCGTCATACCGGCGTTCTTGTTGGCGCTGATCGACCCGGCCAGTTATCTGCCGATCATTTTGAAAGCGGTCAGTCTGGGCCAGCAGAGTTCAACGGTAACGACGCGCAATGCCAGTCGCGAACTGCTCGGCTCGACCTTGATGGGCGGGCTGTTGGCCATTGTGTTCTGGTGCGCGCTCAGCCTGTTCGTGCACTTGTGGATGTTCTTTCTGTGGATGCTGCTGTTCGGCTTGCTGTTGGCGCGCAAGCTCTATGCCCTGAGTCCGACTCGACAAACCCCGGGGTTCTGGCTCAACACCCTGGTCACGCTGATCATTCTGCTTGGCCAATCGGTTCAGGACAGTCTTGCCGGCAAAGACGTCTATACCGCCTTCGCCGTGCGCATGGGACTGTTTATCGCCCTCACGCTT
- a CDS encoding carbon starvation CstA family protein encodes MPRLAKHLAWFAVAVLGAFALSVVALRRGEAINALWIVVAAVAIYLVAYRYYSLFIATKVMQLDPNRATPAVLNNDGLDYVPTNKHVLFGHHFAAIAGAGPLVGPVLAAQMGYLPGTLWLIAGVVLAGAVQDFMVLFMSTRRNGRSLGDMVREEMGRIPGTIALFGCFLIMIIILAVLALIVVKALAESPWGIFTVMATIPIAMFMGVYMRYIRPGRIGEISVIGVALLLGSIWLGGQIAADPVWAKAFTFTGLQITWMLIGYGFVAAVLPVWLILAPRDYLSTFLKIGTIVALAIGILITMPELKMPALTQFIDGTGPVWKGGLFPFLFITIACGAVSGFHALIASGTTPKLLASEGHARYIGYGGMLMESFVAIMAMVAASVIEPGVYFAMNSPAALVGADAVSVAQTVSSWGFAITPDALQAVAKDIGETTILARAGGAPTLAVGIAQILHHVLPGENTMAFWYHFAILFEALFILTAVDAGTRAGRFMLQDLLGSFVPALKRTESWTANLIATAGCVAMWGYLLYQGVIDPLGGINTLWPLFGISNQMLAGIALMLATVVLIKMKRQRYVWVTMLPAVWLLICTTTAGFIKLFDANPAIGFLALAKKYSDALANGQVLAPAKSIEQMQHVIYNAYTNATLTVLFLLVVFSILFFALKVGIAAWGTKERTDKEAPFHALPDA; translated from the coding sequence ATGCCCCGTCTGGCTAAACACCTCGCCTGGTTTGCCGTGGCTGTCTTGGGAGCGTTTGCGCTGAGTGTCGTGGCCCTGCGCCGCGGCGAAGCCATCAACGCCCTCTGGATCGTAGTCGCAGCAGTCGCTATCTACCTCGTCGCATACCGCTATTACAGCCTGTTCATCGCCACCAAGGTGATGCAACTCGACCCCAATCGAGCCACTCCCGCCGTACTCAATAATGATGGTCTGGACTACGTGCCGACCAACAAACACGTACTTTTCGGTCACCACTTCGCGGCCATCGCCGGCGCGGGGCCGCTGGTCGGTCCGGTCTTGGCGGCGCAGATGGGCTACTTGCCCGGCACGCTGTGGCTGATTGCCGGCGTGGTGCTGGCCGGTGCGGTTCAGGACTTCATGGTCCTGTTCATGTCCACCCGCCGCAACGGTCGCTCCCTGGGCGACATGGTGCGTGAAGAAATGGGCCGCATCCCCGGGACCATCGCGCTGTTCGGCTGCTTCCTGATCATGATCATCATCCTCGCGGTGCTGGCGCTGATCGTGGTCAAGGCCCTGGCCGAAAGCCCGTGGGGCATCTTTACCGTGATGGCGACCATCCCGATCGCGATGTTCATGGGCGTCTACATGCGCTACATCCGCCCGGGCCGCATCGGTGAAATCTCGGTGATCGGCGTGGCGTTGCTGCTGGGTTCGATCTGGCTGGGCGGGCAGATTGCCGCTGACCCGGTGTGGGCCAAGGCCTTTACCTTCACCGGACTGCAGATTACCTGGATGCTGATTGGCTACGGTTTCGTGGCGGCGGTGTTGCCGGTATGGCTGATCCTGGCGCCGCGTGATTACCTGTCCACGTTCCTGAAGATCGGCACCATCGTTGCCCTGGCGATCGGCATTCTGATCACCATGCCCGAGCTGAAAATGCCGGCATTGACCCAGTTCATCGACGGCACCGGGCCGGTGTGGAAGGGTGGGCTATTCCCGTTCCTGTTCATCACCATCGCTTGTGGCGCGGTCTCGGGTTTCCACGCACTGATTGCATCCGGCACCACGCCGAAGCTGCTTGCCAGTGAAGGCCATGCCCGTTATATCGGTTACGGGGGCATGCTGATGGAATCCTTCGTGGCGATCATGGCGATGGTGGCCGCTTCGGTAATCGAGCCGGGCGTCTATTTCGCCATGAACAGCCCGGCGGCTCTGGTCGGCGCTGATGCGGTTTCGGTTGCGCAGACGGTCAGCAGTTGGGGCTTCGCGATTACCCCGGACGCCTTGCAAGCGGTGGCCAAGGACATCGGTGAAACCACCATCCTGGCCCGTGCCGGTGGTGCGCCGACCCTGGCGGTCGGTATCGCGCAGATCCTGCACCACGTGCTGCCGGGTGAAAACACCATGGCGTTCTGGTACCACTTCGCGATCCTGTTCGAAGCACTGTTCATCCTGACCGCGGTCGACGCCGGCACCCGTGCCGGACGTTTCATGCTGCAGGATTTGCTCGGCTCCTTCGTGCCGGCGCTGAAACGCACCGAGTCCTGGACCGCCAACCTGATCGCGACTGCCGGTTGCGTGGCGATGTGGGGCTACCTGCTGTACCAGGGCGTGATCGACCCGTTGGGCGGGATCAACACCTTGTGGCCGCTGTTCGGTATCTCCAACCAGATGCTGGCCGGTATCGCGCTGATGCTGGCGACCGTTGTGCTGATCAAAATGAAACGCCAGCGCTACGTCTGGGTCACCATGCTGCCCGCCGTGTGGTTGCTGATCTGCACCACCACCGCAGGCTTCATCAAGCTGTTCGACGCCAACCCGGCGATCGGTTTCCTCGCGCTGGCGAAGAAATACAGCGATGCCTTGGCCAACGGCCAGGTGCTGGCTCCGGCCAAGAGCATCGAGCAGATGCAGCACGTGATCTACAACGCCTACACCAACGCGACGCTGACGGTGTTGTTCCTGCTCGTGGTGTTCAGCATCCTGTTCTTTGCGCTCAAGGTCGGTATCGCCGCCTGGGGCACCAAAGAACGCACGGATAAAGAAGCGCCGTTCCATGCGCTGCCGGATGCCTGA